The Macaca nemestrina isolate mMacNem1 chromosome 6, mMacNem.hap1, whole genome shotgun sequence genome window below encodes:
- the SNCAI gene encoding synphilin-1 isoform X2: MEAPEYLDLDEIDFSDDISYSVTSLKTIPELCRRCDTQNEDRSVSSSSWNCGISTLITNTQKPTGIADVYSKFRPVKRVSPLKHQPETLENNESDDQKNQKVVEYQKGGESDLGPQPEELSPGDGVGGPPGKSSEPSTSLGELEHYDLDMDEILDVPYIKSSQQLASFTKVTSEKRILGLCTTINGLSGKACSTGSSESSSSNMAPFCVLSPVKSPHLRKASAVIRDQHKLATEETEISPPLVKCGSAYEPENQSKDFLNKTFSDPHGRKVEKTTPDCQLRAFHLQSSAAESKPEEQVSGLNWTSSQGPEERSEYLKKVKSILNIVKEGQISLLPHLAADNLDKIHDENGNNLLHIAASQGHAECLQHLTSLMGEDCLNERNTEKLTPAGLAIKNGQLECVRWMVSETEAIAELSCSKDFPSLIHYAGCYGQEKILLWLLQFMQEQGISLDEVDQDGNSAVHVASQHGYLGCIQTLVEYGANVTMQNHAGEKPSQSAERQGHTLCSRYLVVVETCMSLASQVVKLTKQLKEQTVERVTLQNQLQQFLEAQKSEGKSLPSSPSSPSSPACRKSQWKSPDADDDSVAKSKPGVQEGIQVLGSLSASSRARPKAKDEDSDKILRQLLGKEISENVCTQEKLSLEFQDAQASSRNSKKIPLEKRELKLARLRQLMQRSLSESDTDSNNSEDPKNTPVRKADRPRPQPIVESVESMDSAESLHLMIKKHTLASGGRRFPFSIKTSKSLDGHSPSPTSESSEPDLESQYPGSGSTPPNQPSGDPPQPNPDSTAAQKVATSPKSALKSPSSKRRTSQNLKLRVTFEEPVVQMEQPSLELNGEKDKDKGRTLQRTSTSNESGDQLKRPFGAFRSIMETLSGNQNNNNNYQAANQLKTSTLPLTSLGRKTTDAKGNPASSTNKGKNKAEMYSSCINLSSNTLIEEHLHNYARHNDINRKMKKSYSIKHIAEPESKELFL; encoded by the exons tttctaGCTCTAGCTGGAATTGTGGCATCTCAACTCTCATTACAAACACGCAAAAGCCCACAGGAATCGCTGATGTGTACAGTAAGTTCCGCCCAGTGAAGCGGGTTTCGCCACTGAAACATCAGCCAGAGACTCTGGAGAACAATGAAAGTGATGACCAAAAGAACCAGAAAGTGGTTGAATACCAGAAAGGGGGTGAGTCTGACCTGGGCCCCCAGCCTGAGGAGCTCAGCCCTGGAGATGGAGTGGGTGGCCCACCAGGTAAgagctctgagcccagcacatcGCTGGGCGAACTGGAGCACTACGACCTCGACATGGATGAGATTCTGGATGTGCCTTATATTAAATCCAGTCAGCAGCTTGCCTCTTTTACCAAGGTGActtcagaaaaaagaattttgggCTTATGCACAACCATCAATGGCCTTTCTGGCAAAGCCTGCTCTACAGGAAGTTCTGAGAGCTCATCATCCAACATGGCACCATTTTGTGTTCTTTCTCCTGTGAAAAGCCCTCACTTGAGAAAAGCATCAGCTGTCATCCGCGACCAGCACAAGCTGGCCACTGAAGAAACCGAGATCTCACCTCCTCTGGTTAAATGTGGCTCTGCATATGAGCCTGAAAACCAGAGTAAAGACTTCCTAAACAAGACATTTAGTGATCCTCATGGTCGAAAAGTTGAGAAGACAACACCAGACTGCCAGCTCAGGGCCTTCCACCTGCAATCCTCAGCAGCAGAATCCAAACCAGAAGAGCAGGTCAGTGGCCTGAACTGGACCAGCTCCCAAGGCCCAGAAGAAAGGAGTGAGTatctgaaaaaagtaaaaagcatcTTGAACATTGTTAAAGAAGGACAGATCTCTCTCCTG CCACACCTAGCTGCAGACAATCTAGACAAAATTCAcgatgaaaatggaaacaatctaTTACATATTGCGGCATCACAGGGACATGCAGAGTGTCTACAGCACCTCACTTCTTTGATGGGAGAAGACTGCCTCAATGAGCGCAACACTGAGAAGTTGACTCCAGCAGGCCTGGCCATTAAG AATGGTCAATTGGAGTGCGTACGCTGGATGGTGAGTGAAACAGAAGCAATCGCAGAACTGAGTTGTTCTAAAGATTTTCCAAGCCTTATTCATTACGCAGGTTGCTATGGCCAG GAAAAGATTCTTCTATGGCTTCTTCAGTTTATGCAAGAACAGGGCATCTCGTTGGATGAAGTAGACCAGGATGGCAACAGCGCTGTTCATGTAGCCTCACAGCATGGCTACCTTGGATGCATACAG ACCTTGGTTGAATATGGAGCAAATGTCACCATGCAGAACCACGCGGGGGAAAAGCCTTCCCAGAGCGCTGAGCGGCAGGGGCACACCCTGTGCTCCAGGTACCTGGTGGTGGTGGAGACCTGCATGTCGCTGGCCTCTCAAGTGGTGAAGTTAACCAAGCAGCTAAAGGA ACAAACAGTAGAACGTGTCACGCTGCAGAACCAACTCCAACAATTTCTAGAAGCCCAGAAATCAGAGGGCAAGTcactcccttcttcacccag TTCACCATCCTCACCTGCCTGCAGAAAGTCCCAGTGGAAATCCCCAGATGCAGATGATGATTCTGTAGCCAAAAGCAAGCCAGGAGTCCAAGAGGGGATTCAGGTTCTTGGAAGCCTGTCAGCCTCCAGCCGGGCTAGACCCAAAGCAAAAGACGAAGATTCTGATAAAATCCTACGCCAGTTATTGGGAAAGGAAATCTCAGAAAATGTCTGCACCCAGGAAAAACTGTCCTTGGAATTCCAGGATGCTCAGGCTTCCTCTAGAAATTCTAAAAAGATCCCACTGGAGAAGAGGGAACTGAAGTTAGCCAGGCTGAGACAGCTGATGCAGAGGTCACTGAGTGAGTCTGACACAGACTCCAACAACTCTGAGGACCCCAAGAATACCCCCGTGAGGAAGGCTGACCGACCAAGGCCACAGCCCATTGTAGAAAGTGTAGAGAGTATGGACAGCGCAGAAAGCCTGCACCTGATGATCAAGAAACACACCTTGGCATCAGGGGGACGCAGGTTTCCTTTCAGCATCAAGACCTCCAAATCCCTGGATGGCCATAGCCCATCGCCCACCTCAGAGAGCAGTGAACCAGACTTGGAATCCCAGTATCCAGGCTCAGGGAGTACTCCTCCAAACCAGCCCTCTGGTGACCCTCCACAGCCCAACCCTGACAGCACTGCTGCCCAGAAAGTTGCCACAAGTCCCAAGAGTGCCCTCAAGTCTCCATCTTCCAAGCGCAGGACATCTCAGAACTTAAAACTGAGAGTCACCTTTGAGGAGCCTGTGGTGCAGATGGAGCAGCCTAGCCTTGaactgaatggagaaaaagacaaagataagGGCAGGACTCTCCAGCGGACCTCCACAAGTAACGAATCAGGGGATCAACTGAAAAGGCCTTTTGGAGCCTTTCGATCTATCATGGAGACACTAAGTGGCaaccaaaacaataataataactaccaGGCAGCCAACCAGCTGAAAACCTCTACATTGCCCTTGACTTCACTTGGGAGAAAGACAACAGATGCCAAGGGAAACCCTGCCAGCTCCACtaacaaaggaaagaataagGCA GAAATGTACAGCAGCTGCATCAATCTTTCCTCTAACACGCTGATTGAAGAGCATCTGCATAACTACGCACG GCATAATGACatcaatagaaaaatgaagaaatcctACAGCATAAAGCACATTGCTGAGCCAGAGTCAAAAGAACTCTTCTtgtaa
- the SNCAI gene encoding synphilin-1 isoform X5 produces the protein MTYLIQSHHSRRSQNCAEDVIRKMKTDQPHLAADNLDKIHDENGNNLLHIAASQGHAECLQHLTSLMGEDCLNERNTEKLTPAGLAIKNGQLECVRWMVSETEAIAELSCSKDFPSLIHYAGCYGQEKILLWLLQFMQEQGISLDEVDQDGNSAVHVASQHGYLGCIQTLVEYGANVTMQNHAGEKPSQSAERQGHTLCSRYLVVVETCMSLASQVVKLTKQLKEQTVERVTLQNQLQQFLEAQKSEGKSLPSSPSSPSSPACRKSQWKSPDADDDSVAKSKPGVQEGIQVLGSLSASSRARPKAKDEDSDKILRQLLGKEISENVCTQEKLSLEFQDAQASSRNSKKIPLEKRELKLARLRQLMQRSLSESDTDSNNSEDPKNTPVRKADRPRPQPIVESVESMDSAESLHLMIKKHTLASGGRRFPFSIKTSKSLDGHSPSPTSESSEPDLESQYPGSGSTPPNQPSGDPPQPNPDSTAAQKVATSPKSALKSPSSKRRTSQNLKLRVTFEEPVVQMEQPSLELNGEKDKDKGRTLQRTSTSNESGDQLKRPFGAFRSIMETLSGNQNNNNNYQAANQLKTSTLPLTSLGRKTTDAKGNPASSTNKGKNKAEMYSSCINLSSNTLIEEHLHNYARHNDINRKMKKSYSIKHIAEPESKELFL, from the exons CCACACCTAGCTGCAGACAATCTAGACAAAATTCAcgatgaaaatggaaacaatctaTTACATATTGCGGCATCACAGGGACATGCAGAGTGTCTACAGCACCTCACTTCTTTGATGGGAGAAGACTGCCTCAATGAGCGCAACACTGAGAAGTTGACTCCAGCAGGCCTGGCCATTAAG AATGGTCAATTGGAGTGCGTACGCTGGATGGTGAGTGAAACAGAAGCAATCGCAGAACTGAGTTGTTCTAAAGATTTTCCAAGCCTTATTCATTACGCAGGTTGCTATGGCCAG GAAAAGATTCTTCTATGGCTTCTTCAGTTTATGCAAGAACAGGGCATCTCGTTGGATGAAGTAGACCAGGATGGCAACAGCGCTGTTCATGTAGCCTCACAGCATGGCTACCTTGGATGCATACAG ACCTTGGTTGAATATGGAGCAAATGTCACCATGCAGAACCACGCGGGGGAAAAGCCTTCCCAGAGCGCTGAGCGGCAGGGGCACACCCTGTGCTCCAGGTACCTGGTGGTGGTGGAGACCTGCATGTCGCTGGCCTCTCAAGTGGTGAAGTTAACCAAGCAGCTAAAGGA ACAAACAGTAGAACGTGTCACGCTGCAGAACCAACTCCAACAATTTCTAGAAGCCCAGAAATCAGAGGGCAAGTcactcccttcttcacccag TTCACCATCCTCACCTGCCTGCAGAAAGTCCCAGTGGAAATCCCCAGATGCAGATGATGATTCTGTAGCCAAAAGCAAGCCAGGAGTCCAAGAGGGGATTCAGGTTCTTGGAAGCCTGTCAGCCTCCAGCCGGGCTAGACCCAAAGCAAAAGACGAAGATTCTGATAAAATCCTACGCCAGTTATTGGGAAAGGAAATCTCAGAAAATGTCTGCACCCAGGAAAAACTGTCCTTGGAATTCCAGGATGCTCAGGCTTCCTCTAGAAATTCTAAAAAGATCCCACTGGAGAAGAGGGAACTGAAGTTAGCCAGGCTGAGACAGCTGATGCAGAGGTCACTGAGTGAGTCTGACACAGACTCCAACAACTCTGAGGACCCCAAGAATACCCCCGTGAGGAAGGCTGACCGACCAAGGCCACAGCCCATTGTAGAAAGTGTAGAGAGTATGGACAGCGCAGAAAGCCTGCACCTGATGATCAAGAAACACACCTTGGCATCAGGGGGACGCAGGTTTCCTTTCAGCATCAAGACCTCCAAATCCCTGGATGGCCATAGCCCATCGCCCACCTCAGAGAGCAGTGAACCAGACTTGGAATCCCAGTATCCAGGCTCAGGGAGTACTCCTCCAAACCAGCCCTCTGGTGACCCTCCACAGCCCAACCCTGACAGCACTGCTGCCCAGAAAGTTGCCACAAGTCCCAAGAGTGCCCTCAAGTCTCCATCTTCCAAGCGCAGGACATCTCAGAACTTAAAACTGAGAGTCACCTTTGAGGAGCCTGTGGTGCAGATGGAGCAGCCTAGCCTTGaactgaatggagaaaaagacaaagataagGGCAGGACTCTCCAGCGGACCTCCACAAGTAACGAATCAGGGGATCAACTGAAAAGGCCTTTTGGAGCCTTTCGATCTATCATGGAGACACTAAGTGGCaaccaaaacaataataataactaccaGGCAGCCAACCAGCTGAAAACCTCTACATTGCCCTTGACTTCACTTGGGAGAAAGACAACAGATGCCAAGGGAAACCCTGCCAGCTCCACtaacaaaggaaagaataagGCA GAAATGTACAGCAGCTGCATCAATCTTTCCTCTAACACGCTGATTGAAGAGCATCTGCATAACTACGCACG GCATAATGACatcaatagaaaaatgaagaaatcctACAGCATAAAGCACATTGCTGAGCCAGAGTCAAAAGAACTCTTCTtgtaa
- the SNCAI gene encoding synphilin-1 isoform X1, which produces MEAPEYLDLDEIDFSDDISDNRSQGNRLQKLGLEDTDREDALGFGSHRAKLTVVAALGACHCPENEYSVTSLKTIPELCRRCDTQNEDRSVSSSSWNCGISTLITNTQKPTGIADVYSKFRPVKRVSPLKHQPETLENNESDDQKNQKVVEYQKGGESDLGPQPEELSPGDGVGGPPGKSSEPSTSLGELEHYDLDMDEILDVPYIKSSQQLASFTKVTSEKRILGLCTTINGLSGKACSTGSSESSSSNMAPFCVLSPVKSPHLRKASAVIRDQHKLATEETEISPPLVKCGSAYEPENQSKDFLNKTFSDPHGRKVEKTTPDCQLRAFHLQSSAAESKPEEQVSGLNWTSSQGPEERSEYLKKVKSILNIVKEGQISLLPHLAADNLDKIHDENGNNLLHIAASQGHAECLQHLTSLMGEDCLNERNTEKLTPAGLAIKNGQLECVRWMVSETEAIAELSCSKDFPSLIHYAGCYGQEKILLWLLQFMQEQGISLDEVDQDGNSAVHVASQHGYLGCIQTLVEYGANVTMQNHAGEKPSQSAERQGHTLCSRYLVVVETCMSLASQVVKLTKQLKEQTVERVTLQNQLQQFLEAQKSEGKSLPSSPSSPSSPACRKSQWKSPDADDDSVAKSKPGVQEGIQVLGSLSASSRARPKAKDEDSDKILRQLLGKEISENVCTQEKLSLEFQDAQASSRNSKKIPLEKRELKLARLRQLMQRSLSESDTDSNNSEDPKNTPVRKADRPRPQPIVESVESMDSAESLHLMIKKHTLASGGRRFPFSIKTSKSLDGHSPSPTSESSEPDLESQYPGSGSTPPNQPSGDPPQPNPDSTAAQKVATSPKSALKSPSSKRRTSQNLKLRVTFEEPVVQMEQPSLELNGEKDKDKGRTLQRTSTSNESGDQLKRPFGAFRSIMETLSGNQNNNNNYQAANQLKTSTLPLTSLGRKTTDAKGNPASSTNKGKNKAEMYSSCINLSSNTLIEEHLHNYARHNDINRKMKKSYSIKHIAEPESKELFL; this is translated from the exons tttctaGCTCTAGCTGGAATTGTGGCATCTCAACTCTCATTACAAACACGCAAAAGCCCACAGGAATCGCTGATGTGTACAGTAAGTTCCGCCCAGTGAAGCGGGTTTCGCCACTGAAACATCAGCCAGAGACTCTGGAGAACAATGAAAGTGATGACCAAAAGAACCAGAAAGTGGTTGAATACCAGAAAGGGGGTGAGTCTGACCTGGGCCCCCAGCCTGAGGAGCTCAGCCCTGGAGATGGAGTGGGTGGCCCACCAGGTAAgagctctgagcccagcacatcGCTGGGCGAACTGGAGCACTACGACCTCGACATGGATGAGATTCTGGATGTGCCTTATATTAAATCCAGTCAGCAGCTTGCCTCTTTTACCAAGGTGActtcagaaaaaagaattttgggCTTATGCACAACCATCAATGGCCTTTCTGGCAAAGCCTGCTCTACAGGAAGTTCTGAGAGCTCATCATCCAACATGGCACCATTTTGTGTTCTTTCTCCTGTGAAAAGCCCTCACTTGAGAAAAGCATCAGCTGTCATCCGCGACCAGCACAAGCTGGCCACTGAAGAAACCGAGATCTCACCTCCTCTGGTTAAATGTGGCTCTGCATATGAGCCTGAAAACCAGAGTAAAGACTTCCTAAACAAGACATTTAGTGATCCTCATGGTCGAAAAGTTGAGAAGACAACACCAGACTGCCAGCTCAGGGCCTTCCACCTGCAATCCTCAGCAGCAGAATCCAAACCAGAAGAGCAGGTCAGTGGCCTGAACTGGACCAGCTCCCAAGGCCCAGAAGAAAGGAGTGAGTatctgaaaaaagtaaaaagcatcTTGAACATTGTTAAAGAAGGACAGATCTCTCTCCTG CCACACCTAGCTGCAGACAATCTAGACAAAATTCAcgatgaaaatggaaacaatctaTTACATATTGCGGCATCACAGGGACATGCAGAGTGTCTACAGCACCTCACTTCTTTGATGGGAGAAGACTGCCTCAATGAGCGCAACACTGAGAAGTTGACTCCAGCAGGCCTGGCCATTAAG AATGGTCAATTGGAGTGCGTACGCTGGATGGTGAGTGAAACAGAAGCAATCGCAGAACTGAGTTGTTCTAAAGATTTTCCAAGCCTTATTCATTACGCAGGTTGCTATGGCCAG GAAAAGATTCTTCTATGGCTTCTTCAGTTTATGCAAGAACAGGGCATCTCGTTGGATGAAGTAGACCAGGATGGCAACAGCGCTGTTCATGTAGCCTCACAGCATGGCTACCTTGGATGCATACAG ACCTTGGTTGAATATGGAGCAAATGTCACCATGCAGAACCACGCGGGGGAAAAGCCTTCCCAGAGCGCTGAGCGGCAGGGGCACACCCTGTGCTCCAGGTACCTGGTGGTGGTGGAGACCTGCATGTCGCTGGCCTCTCAAGTGGTGAAGTTAACCAAGCAGCTAAAGGA ACAAACAGTAGAACGTGTCACGCTGCAGAACCAACTCCAACAATTTCTAGAAGCCCAGAAATCAGAGGGCAAGTcactcccttcttcacccag TTCACCATCCTCACCTGCCTGCAGAAAGTCCCAGTGGAAATCCCCAGATGCAGATGATGATTCTGTAGCCAAAAGCAAGCCAGGAGTCCAAGAGGGGATTCAGGTTCTTGGAAGCCTGTCAGCCTCCAGCCGGGCTAGACCCAAAGCAAAAGACGAAGATTCTGATAAAATCCTACGCCAGTTATTGGGAAAGGAAATCTCAGAAAATGTCTGCACCCAGGAAAAACTGTCCTTGGAATTCCAGGATGCTCAGGCTTCCTCTAGAAATTCTAAAAAGATCCCACTGGAGAAGAGGGAACTGAAGTTAGCCAGGCTGAGACAGCTGATGCAGAGGTCACTGAGTGAGTCTGACACAGACTCCAACAACTCTGAGGACCCCAAGAATACCCCCGTGAGGAAGGCTGACCGACCAAGGCCACAGCCCATTGTAGAAAGTGTAGAGAGTATGGACAGCGCAGAAAGCCTGCACCTGATGATCAAGAAACACACCTTGGCATCAGGGGGACGCAGGTTTCCTTTCAGCATCAAGACCTCCAAATCCCTGGATGGCCATAGCCCATCGCCCACCTCAGAGAGCAGTGAACCAGACTTGGAATCCCAGTATCCAGGCTCAGGGAGTACTCCTCCAAACCAGCCCTCTGGTGACCCTCCACAGCCCAACCCTGACAGCACTGCTGCCCAGAAAGTTGCCACAAGTCCCAAGAGTGCCCTCAAGTCTCCATCTTCCAAGCGCAGGACATCTCAGAACTTAAAACTGAGAGTCACCTTTGAGGAGCCTGTGGTGCAGATGGAGCAGCCTAGCCTTGaactgaatggagaaaaagacaaagataagGGCAGGACTCTCCAGCGGACCTCCACAAGTAACGAATCAGGGGATCAACTGAAAAGGCCTTTTGGAGCCTTTCGATCTATCATGGAGACACTAAGTGGCaaccaaaacaataataataactaccaGGCAGCCAACCAGCTGAAAACCTCTACATTGCCCTTGACTTCACTTGGGAGAAAGACAACAGATGCCAAGGGAAACCCTGCCAGCTCCACtaacaaaggaaagaataagGCA GAAATGTACAGCAGCTGCATCAATCTTTCCTCTAACACGCTGATTGAAGAGCATCTGCATAACTACGCACG GCATAATGACatcaatagaaaaatgaagaaatcctACAGCATAAAGCACATTGCTGAGCCAGAGTCAAAAGAACTCTTCTtgtaa
- the SNCAI gene encoding synphilin-1 isoform X6: protein MSIQSHHSRRSQNCAEDVIRKMKTDQPHLAADNLDKIHDENGNNLLHIAASQGHAECLQHLTSLMGEDCLNERNTEKLTPAGLAIKNGQLECVRWMVSETEAIAELSCSKDFPSLIHYAGCYGQEKILLWLLQFMQEQGISLDEVDQDGNSAVHVASQHGYLGCIQTLVEYGANVTMQNHAGEKPSQSAERQGHTLCSRYLVVVETCMSLASQVVKLTKQLKEQTVERVTLQNQLQQFLEAQKSEGKSLPSSPSSPSSPACRKSQWKSPDADDDSVAKSKPGVQEGIQVLGSLSASSRARPKAKDEDSDKILRQLLGKEISENVCTQEKLSLEFQDAQASSRNSKKIPLEKRELKLARLRQLMQRSLSESDTDSNNSEDPKNTPVRKADRPRPQPIVESVESMDSAESLHLMIKKHTLASGGRRFPFSIKTSKSLDGHSPSPTSESSEPDLESQYPGSGSTPPNQPSGDPPQPNPDSTAAQKVATSPKSALKSPSSKRRTSQNLKLRVTFEEPVVQMEQPSLELNGEKDKDKGRTLQRTSTSNESGDQLKRPFGAFRSIMETLSGNQNNNNNYQAANQLKTSTLPLTSLGRKTTDAKGNPASSTNKGKNKAEMYSSCINLSSNTLIEEHLHNYARHNDINRKMKKSYSIKHIAEPESKELFL, encoded by the exons CCACACCTAGCTGCAGACAATCTAGACAAAATTCAcgatgaaaatggaaacaatctaTTACATATTGCGGCATCACAGGGACATGCAGAGTGTCTACAGCACCTCACTTCTTTGATGGGAGAAGACTGCCTCAATGAGCGCAACACTGAGAAGTTGACTCCAGCAGGCCTGGCCATTAAG AATGGTCAATTGGAGTGCGTACGCTGGATGGTGAGTGAAACAGAAGCAATCGCAGAACTGAGTTGTTCTAAAGATTTTCCAAGCCTTATTCATTACGCAGGTTGCTATGGCCAG GAAAAGATTCTTCTATGGCTTCTTCAGTTTATGCAAGAACAGGGCATCTCGTTGGATGAAGTAGACCAGGATGGCAACAGCGCTGTTCATGTAGCCTCACAGCATGGCTACCTTGGATGCATACAG ACCTTGGTTGAATATGGAGCAAATGTCACCATGCAGAACCACGCGGGGGAAAAGCCTTCCCAGAGCGCTGAGCGGCAGGGGCACACCCTGTGCTCCAGGTACCTGGTGGTGGTGGAGACCTGCATGTCGCTGGCCTCTCAAGTGGTGAAGTTAACCAAGCAGCTAAAGGA ACAAACAGTAGAACGTGTCACGCTGCAGAACCAACTCCAACAATTTCTAGAAGCCCAGAAATCAGAGGGCAAGTcactcccttcttcacccag TTCACCATCCTCACCTGCCTGCAGAAAGTCCCAGTGGAAATCCCCAGATGCAGATGATGATTCTGTAGCCAAAAGCAAGCCAGGAGTCCAAGAGGGGATTCAGGTTCTTGGAAGCCTGTCAGCCTCCAGCCGGGCTAGACCCAAAGCAAAAGACGAAGATTCTGATAAAATCCTACGCCAGTTATTGGGAAAGGAAATCTCAGAAAATGTCTGCACCCAGGAAAAACTGTCCTTGGAATTCCAGGATGCTCAGGCTTCCTCTAGAAATTCTAAAAAGATCCCACTGGAGAAGAGGGAACTGAAGTTAGCCAGGCTGAGACAGCTGATGCAGAGGTCACTGAGTGAGTCTGACACAGACTCCAACAACTCTGAGGACCCCAAGAATACCCCCGTGAGGAAGGCTGACCGACCAAGGCCACAGCCCATTGTAGAAAGTGTAGAGAGTATGGACAGCGCAGAAAGCCTGCACCTGATGATCAAGAAACACACCTTGGCATCAGGGGGACGCAGGTTTCCTTTCAGCATCAAGACCTCCAAATCCCTGGATGGCCATAGCCCATCGCCCACCTCAGAGAGCAGTGAACCAGACTTGGAATCCCAGTATCCAGGCTCAGGGAGTACTCCTCCAAACCAGCCCTCTGGTGACCCTCCACAGCCCAACCCTGACAGCACTGCTGCCCAGAAAGTTGCCACAAGTCCCAAGAGTGCCCTCAAGTCTCCATCTTCCAAGCGCAGGACATCTCAGAACTTAAAACTGAGAGTCACCTTTGAGGAGCCTGTGGTGCAGATGGAGCAGCCTAGCCTTGaactgaatggagaaaaagacaaagataagGGCAGGACTCTCCAGCGGACCTCCACAAGTAACGAATCAGGGGATCAACTGAAAAGGCCTTTTGGAGCCTTTCGATCTATCATGGAGACACTAAGTGGCaaccaaaacaataataataactaccaGGCAGCCAACCAGCTGAAAACCTCTACATTGCCCTTGACTTCACTTGGGAGAAAGACAACAGATGCCAAGGGAAACCCTGCCAGCTCCACtaacaaaggaaagaataagGCA GAAATGTACAGCAGCTGCATCAATCTTTCCTCTAACACGCTGATTGAAGAGCATCTGCATAACTACGCACG GCATAATGACatcaatagaaaaatgaagaaatcctACAGCATAAAGCACATTGCTGAGCCAGAGTCAAAAGAACTCTTCTtgtaa